One window of Nicotiana tomentosiformis chromosome 11, ASM39032v3, whole genome shotgun sequence genomic DNA carries:
- the LOC138901523 gene encoding uncharacterized mitochondrial protein AtMg00860-like, which produces MDVMNRVFRPFLDLFVIVFIDDILVYSRSETEHADHLRTVLGGKGIRVDTQKIEAVKTWPRHTTLMEVHSFLGLAGYYRKFVEEFSSLSAPLTKLTQKGIKFQWTDACK; this is translated from the exons atggacgtgatgaaccgtgtgttcagaccatttctagatctgttcgtgattgtatttattgatgatatattggtttattctcgttcagagactgagcatgcagatcatttgcgtactgtgctcgGAG gtaaaggtatccgggttgatacacaaaagattgaggcagtaaagacttggcctagacatACGACACTGATGGAGGTTcatagctttctcggtttggcaggttattataggaAATTTGTAGAggaattttcttctctttcagcaccattgacaaagttgactcagaagggaatTAAGTTTCAATGGACGGATGCTTGCAAATAG